One genomic region from Cyanobium usitatum str. Tous encodes:
- a CDS encoding phosphotransferase, with protein sequence MLNTVKEGLFSKRALGAQSSAAAARRLLGPLALVKVVDGSERPQGFTSLDMGFFVAELPQWLPRFWRDGLLARAESRWGSLRFVQKRFGVDGEALVLRCLFLASPRPPRSLRLPVPLIFGLTAGDENCQVLMEDLPNVGKLELATPGEATVLAEHIIRLESYLAEAEGRAAIPLFRHRVLANTRRLRKLIRRTNDSSFDCSGLIMRVQALASWLEGAPMVLCHNDIGPGNMAGDNVLGPDSEIRFIDFGSVSHNVVGADLHHYAAWGLDSIEQQTFFEHLSTRYAELASQPVSLVRAGAYAYGLERSVMRWWRRKERRQFPARARAFLVKIQILLSRAEAEMLLALQES encoded by the coding sequence ATGCTCAACACTGTAAAAGAAGGGCTCTTTAGCAAGCGCGCCTTGGGTGCTCAGTCTAGTGCTGCAGCTGCGAGACGTCTTTTGGGGCCGTTGGCTCTAGTGAAGGTTGTCGATGGCTCCGAAAGGCCGCAGGGCTTTACAAGCTTGGATATGGGTTTTTTTGTTGCCGAGTTGCCGCAATGGCTGCCTCGATTTTGGCGTGATGGCTTGCTTGCTCGCGCAGAAAGTCGTTGGGGATCGCTCCGGTTTGTTCAAAAGCGATTTGGTGTTGACGGGGAAGCACTTGTGTTGCGCTGTCTATTTCTTGCATCCCCTCGCCCACCGCGTTCCTTGCGGTTGCCTGTTCCTTTGATATTTGGCTTGACTGCAGGGGATGAAAATTGCCAGGTGCTTATGGAAGATCTCCCAAATGTTGGGAAGCTGGAGTTGGCTACTCCGGGTGAAGCCACTGTTTTGGCTGAACATATCATTCGACTTGAGAGCTACCTAGCCGAGGCGGAGGGTCGAGCGGCGATTCCCTTGTTTCGTCATAGGGTTTTGGCTAATACTCGGCGCCTGCGCAAGTTGATCCGGCGAACGAATGACTCTTCCTTTGACTGCTCCGGTTTAATAATGCGAGTGCAAGCCTTGGCTAGTTGGCTCGAGGGGGCCCCAATGGTGCTTTGCCACAATGACATTGGGCCAGGCAATATGGCAGGCGATAACGTCTTAGGGCCTGACTCTGAGATTAGATTTATTGATTTCGGAAGTGTAAGCCACAACGTTGTTGGTGCTGATTTGCACCATTACGCCGCTTGGGGGCTTGACTCAATTGAACAGCAAACATTTTTTGAGCATCTCTCAACTCGTTATGCCGAGCTTGCTAGTCAACCTGTTTCGCTGGTTCGTGCGGGGGCCTATGCCTACGGCCTAGAGCGGAGCGTAATGCGGTGGTGGCGGCGCAAGGAGAGGCGTCAATTCCCAGCTCGAGCACGCGCCTTCTTGGTCAAAATCCAGATTCTCTTGAGCAGGGCAGAAGCGGAGATGCTGCTGGCTTTGCAGGAGTCATGA
- a CDS encoding DNA-directed RNA polymerase subunit beta', protein MTATPAKKTTKKSAKKAAEAAALEIAAAAALKASKALSKQAPPFRNRIIDKKALRNLVAWAYKHHGTAATASMADELKDLGFHYATQAAVSISVDDLRIPSDKAALLAEAEEQITETEERYRLGEITEVERHTKVIDTWTETNERLVAAVRRNFNENDPLNSVWMMANSGARGNMSQVRQLVGMRGLMANPQGEIIDLPIRTNFREGLTVTEYVISSYGARKGLVDTALRTADSGYLTRRLVDVAQDVIVREDDCGTTRSIPIDADEKGRFGARLIGRLAAEPLVAEDGEILVDRDGEIDPILARRIEEGGVKTVKVRSPLTCEASRSVCRKCYGWALAHNQLVDLGEAVGIVAAQSIGEPGTQLTMRTFHTGGVSTAESGVVRSLVDGTVEFGPKARVRPFRTPHGVEAQLAETDFTLSLKPTGKGKLQKLDIVSGSILFVADGDTVPGDTILAQIAAGVTVKKSIEKATKDVICDLAGQVRYEDAIQPKEVTDRQGNITLKAQRLGRMWVFSGDVYNLPPNALPVVGGNKVVTTGEVLAESRLVSEYGGAVRLRDSAGDSREVQIVTASLTIKDCKLVGESTHSGEIWHLEGKDNIRYRLNTAPGSKIGNGEVIAELADDRFRTQTGGTVKFAPGLSIKKARSAKNGYEVSKGGTLLWIPQETHEINKDISLLMIEDGQWIEAGTEVVKDIFSQTAGIVTVTQKNDILREIIVRSGTLHLVSDSKTVSKFADGKMVTPGEDIAKGLKAEAILFVEAVETPDGGALLLRPVEEYAIPDAAHLPELGAVKQSGGPSLNLKATQRLAFKDGELIKSVDGVELLRTQLILETIDTTPQMTVDVEAVSDKRAKTIERLQLTILETLLVRRDTLSDASHGSTHTDLQVEDGIAVKRGDVVATTQILCKEDGVVQLPDLVDGEPIRRLIVERDGDTRNIVLGSAKCEVGVEQRIVDGDRLAEGVEAPCCGQVEAINGSTLTIRLGRPYMVSPDSVLHVRDGELVQRGDALALLVFERQKTGDIVQGLPRIEELLEARRPRESTILCRKSGTVQIKQGDDDDSITVSVIEHDDAITEYPILLGRNVMVNDSQQVHAGESLTDGPINPHELLECFFEDLRSRKPTMEAAQEAISKLQFRMVTEVQNVYKSQGVAISDKHIEVIVRQMTSKVRIEDAGDTTLLPGELIELRQVEQVNSAMAITGGAPAEFTPVLLGITKASLNTDSFISAASFQETTRVLTEAAIEGKSDWLRGLKENVIIGRLIPAGTGFSGFEEELRAEAGPHPDILEEEAMGYRRMQNLRPDYTVEMPAPAASMAVLDDPSDADLEATRSRHGIEASASGTAAFTRPSVEEGLEEELIADPAALEGLQEEGLLTDE, encoded by the coding sequence ATGACAGCCACACCAGCTAAGAAAACCACCAAGAAGAGCGCCAAGAAGGCTGCCGAGGCAGCCGCTCTGGAAATTGCTGCAGCAGCAGCACTGAAGGCGAGCAAAGCCCTTAGCAAGCAGGCGCCACCCTTCCGCAACCGCATCATCGACAAGAAGGCGCTGCGCAATCTGGTCGCGTGGGCCTACAAGCACCACGGCACGGCAGCTACGGCCTCCATGGCCGACGAGCTCAAGGATCTCGGCTTCCACTACGCCACCCAGGCCGCCGTTTCGATCTCCGTCGACGACCTGCGCATTCCTAGTGACAAAGCTGCCCTGCTGGCTGAAGCCGAGGAGCAGATCACTGAAACCGAAGAGCGCTATCGGCTCGGCGAGATCACTGAGGTTGAGCGCCACACCAAGGTGATCGACACCTGGACCGAAACCAACGAACGCCTGGTGGCGGCCGTGCGCCGCAACTTCAACGAGAACGATCCACTCAACTCGGTGTGGATGATGGCCAACTCCGGTGCCCGGGGCAACATGTCCCAGGTGCGCCAGCTGGTGGGCATGCGCGGCTTGATGGCCAACCCCCAAGGGGAAATCATCGACTTGCCGATTCGCACCAATTTCCGCGAGGGGCTTACGGTCACCGAATACGTGATCTCCTCCTACGGCGCCCGCAAGGGTCTGGTGGACACGGCCCTGCGTACAGCCGACTCCGGCTACCTCACCCGTCGCTTGGTAGACGTTGCCCAGGACGTGATCGTGCGGGAAGACGACTGCGGTACAACCCGCAGCATTCCGATCGATGCCGACGAGAAAGGCAGGTTTGGCGCCAGGTTGATCGGCCGCCTGGCAGCCGAGCCCTTGGTTGCAGAGGACGGCGAAATCCTGGTTGATCGCGATGGTGAGATCGATCCGATCCTGGCGCGCCGGATCGAGGAAGGTGGTGTCAAAACAGTCAAGGTGCGCTCGCCGCTTACCTGCGAGGCATCCCGCTCGGTGTGCCGTAAGTGCTACGGCTGGGCTCTGGCCCACAACCAGCTGGTGGATCTGGGCGAAGCCGTCGGCATCGTGGCAGCCCAGTCGATCGGTGAACCCGGCACCCAGCTGACCATGCGGACCTTCCACACCGGTGGTGTGTCCACGGCCGAATCCGGCGTGGTGCGCTCCTTGGTGGATGGCACGGTCGAATTCGGGCCCAAGGCTCGGGTGCGCCCCTTCCGCACCCCCCACGGTGTGGAGGCCCAGCTAGCCGAAACAGACTTCACCCTCAGCCTTAAGCCCACGGGTAAGGGCAAGCTGCAAAAGCTCGATATTGTTAGCGGCTCGATCCTGTTTGTCGCCGATGGCGACACCGTGCCCGGAGATACGATCCTGGCCCAGATCGCCGCTGGCGTGACGGTCAAAAAGAGCATTGAGAAGGCCACCAAGGACGTGATCTGCGACCTGGCTGGTCAGGTGCGTTACGAGGATGCGATCCAGCCCAAGGAGGTCACCGACCGCCAGGGCAACATCACCCTCAAGGCCCAGCGCCTGGGCCGGATGTGGGTGTTCAGTGGTGACGTCTACAACCTGCCCCCCAATGCCCTGCCCGTGGTGGGTGGCAACAAGGTCGTCACCACTGGCGAAGTGCTGGCCGAAAGCCGCCTGGTGAGCGAGTACGGCGGCGCCGTGCGCCTGCGCGATAGCGCCGGCGACTCCCGCGAGGTGCAGATCGTCACCGCCAGCCTCACCATCAAAGACTGCAAGTTGGTTGGTGAATCCACCCACTCCGGCGAGATCTGGCACCTGGAGGGCAAGGACAACATTCGCTACCGCCTCAATACCGCCCCTGGCAGCAAGATCGGCAACGGTGAGGTGATCGCTGAGCTGGCCGACGATCGCTTCCGCACCCAAACCGGAGGCACCGTCAAGTTTGCCCCGGGTTTGTCGATCAAGAAAGCTCGTAGCGCAAAGAACGGCTACGAGGTGAGCAAGGGCGGCACCCTGCTGTGGATCCCCCAGGAAACCCACGAGATCAACAAGGACATCTCCCTGTTGATGATTGAGGACGGCCAGTGGATTGAGGCCGGCACCGAGGTGGTGAAGGACATCTTCAGCCAAACCGCCGGCATCGTCACGGTGACCCAGAAGAACGACATTCTTCGGGAAATCATTGTGCGCTCAGGCACTCTGCATCTGGTTTCCGACAGCAAAACCGTCAGCAAATTTGCTGACGGCAAGATGGTTACCCCTGGCGAAGATATCGCCAAGGGTCTTAAGGCGGAGGCGATTCTGTTTGTCGAAGCAGTTGAAACCCCCGACGGTGGGGCCCTGCTGCTGCGTCCTGTTGAGGAGTACGCCATCCCAGATGCTGCCCACCTGCCCGAATTGGGCGCGGTTAAGCAGTCAGGCGGCCCCTCCTTGAATCTCAAGGCCACCCAGCGCCTGGCCTTTAAGGACGGCGAGCTGATCAAGAGCGTCGATGGTGTGGAGCTGCTGCGCACCCAGCTGATCCTGGAAACCATCGACACCACCCCCCAGATGACGGTGGATGTGGAAGCGGTGTCTGATAAGCGGGCCAAGACGATCGAGCGCCTGCAGCTGACGATTTTGGAAACCCTGCTGGTGCGTCGCGATACCCTCTCCGATGCCAGCCACGGCTCCACCCACACCGATCTCCAGGTGGAAGACGGCATTGCGGTGAAGCGCGGCGACGTGGTGGCCACCACCCAGATCCTCTGCAAGGAGGATGGAGTGGTTCAGCTGCCTGATCTGGTCGATGGCGAGCCGATTCGCCGTTTGATCGTCGAGCGCGATGGCGACACCCGCAACATCGTGCTTGGTTCGGCTAAGTGTGAGGTTGGGGTTGAGCAGCGCATCGTCGATGGTGACCGGCTGGCGGAAGGGGTCGAAGCCCCCTGCTGCGGTCAGGTGGAAGCCATCAACGGCAGCACCCTCACGATTCGCCTCGGTCGCCCCTATATGGTTTCGCCCGACTCCGTGCTGCACGTGCGCGACGGTGAGTTGGTGCAGCGCGGTGACGCTCTAGCCCTGCTGGTGTTCGAACGTCAAAAGACAGGCGACATTGTGCAAGGTCTGCCCCGTATTGAGGAGCTGCTGGAGGCCCGCCGTCCGCGGGAATCCACAATTCTCTGCCGCAAGAGTGGCACCGTGCAGATCAAGCAGGGTGATGACGATGACTCGATAACCGTCTCGGTTATCGAGCACGACGATGCCATCACCGAGTACCCAATCCTGTTGGGTCGCAACGTGATGGTGAACGATAGCCAGCAGGTGCATGCCGGTGAATCGCTCACCGACGGCCCGATCAATCCCCACGAGTTGCTGGAGTGCTTCTTTGAAGATCTGCGCAGCCGCAAGCCCACCATGGAGGCGGCCCAGGAGGCCATTTCCAAGCTGCAGTTCCGGATGGTCACGGAGGTGCAGAACGTCTACAAGAGCCAGGGAGTTGCGATTAGCGACAAGCACATCGAAGTGATCGTGCGCCAGATGACCAGCAAGGTGCGTATCGAGGATGCCGGGGACACCACCCTGCTGCCCGGTGAGCTAATCGAGCTGCGTCAAGTGGAGCAGGTCAATAGCGCCATGGCAATCACCGGTGGCGCACCCGCCGAGTTCACACCGGTGCTGCTGGGAATAACCAAGGCCTCGCTTAACACCGACAGCTTCATCTCGGCTGCCTCCTTCCAGGAGACCACCCGGGTGCTGACTGAAGCTGCCATCGAGGGCAAGAGCGACTGGCTGCGCGGTCTCAAGGAGAACGTGATCATCGGCCGCCTGATCCCTGCTGGTACTGGCTTCAGCGGCTTCGAAGAGGAGCTGCGGGCTGAGGCGGGCCCCCATCCCGACATCCTCGAGGAGGAGGCCATGGGCTATCGCCGCATGCAGAACCTGCGTCCCGATTACACAGTCGAGATGCCGGCTCCAGCGGCGTCGATGGCAGTGCTCGATGATCCCTCCGATGCGGATCTTGAGGCAACTCGCAGCCGCCATGGCATCGAAGCCAGCGCCAGCGGCACGGCAGCCTTTACCCGACCATCCGTTGAGGAGGGTCTGGAGGAGGAGCTGATCGCTGATCCCGCTGCCCTCGAGGGTCTGCAGGAAGAGGGTCTGCTCACCGATGAGTAA
- a CDS encoding HEAT repeat domain-containing protein, whose protein sequence is MLAQELAEELRGDPLDDLDSSDPTASDVAAECDLGLALLRGDAGASSQEQCMHGLRIFCEHRDPRALPLLLPLLTESCPILRMSAVYALGRNPSPQAVEPLLGLLVSDDNGYVRKAVAWSLGNYPEAPILNPLIRSLQVDIAAVRLWAASSLAEAGCTGPAKADPAAAQLLLSLGIDSEPAVRSNSAWALGRLYGELVEPRQQLVVESLLHAMLNDFELGVRDEARLALEQLEQPEVLERLQTLVEEGLLS, encoded by the coding sequence ATGCTGGCTCAGGAGCTGGCAGAGGAGCTGCGTGGTGATCCGCTCGACGACCTCGATAGCAGTGATCCAACGGCCAGTGATGTGGCGGCCGAGTGCGATCTGGGCTTGGCCTTGTTGCGGGGCGATGCAGGGGCAAGCAGCCAGGAGCAGTGCATGCATGGGTTGCGCATTTTTTGTGAGCATCGCGATCCCCGGGCCCTGCCCCTGCTGCTGCCGCTGCTGACGGAGAGCTGCCCGATCCTGCGGATGAGCGCGGTCTACGCCTTGGGCCGCAACCCCAGCCCCCAGGCGGTTGAGCCCCTGCTGGGCCTGCTTGTTTCAGACGACAACGGCTACGTGCGCAAGGCCGTGGCCTGGAGCCTGGGCAACTACCCCGAGGCCCCGATCCTCAATCCCCTAATCCGCTCCCTGCAGGTGGACATCGCCGCGGTGCGCCTCTGGGCTGCCAGCTCCCTGGCTGAGGCGGGCTGCACCGGGCCGGCCAAGGCCGATCCCGCCGCGGCCCAGTTGTTGCTCAGCTTGGGCATCGACAGTGAGCCGGCGGTGCGCAGCAACAGCGCCTGGGCCCTAGGTCGCCTCTACGGCGAGCTGGTGGAGCCCCGGCAGCAGCTGGTGGTTGAGTCGTTGTTGCACGCCATGCTCAACGATTTCGAATTGGGGGTGCGCGATGAGGCCCGGCTGGCCCTCGAGCAGCTCGAGCAGCCGGAGGTGTTGGAGCGTCTGCAGACCCTGGTGGAGGAGGGGTTGCTCAGCTAA
- a CDS encoding DUF2997 domain-containing protein: protein MEQLTIRYRIHPDGRVDELVEGLNGMACEQLTERIEARLGVVQQRRSTAEAFICQQQEVQQSQVQSLS from the coding sequence ATGGAACAGCTCACCATCCGCTACCGAATCCACCCCGACGGGCGCGTCGATGAGCTGGTGGAAGGACTGAACGGCATGGCCTGCGAGCAGCTCACTGAGCGCATTGAGGCCAGGCTTGGAGTTGTGCAGCAGCGTCGGTCTACCGCTGAGGCTTTTATCTGCCAGCAACAGGAGGTCCAACAAAGCCAGGTCCAGTCCCTCTCCTGA
- a CDS encoding sodium:solute symporter family protein: protein MAKIDWLILISYLVASLMLGLWLSRRNRDQADYFVAGRQLKGWLAGASMAATTFSVDTPLYVAGLVGVRGLAGNWEWWSFGVAHVAMAVVFAPLWRRSGVLTDAAFTELRYGGPTAAWLRGIKAFLFALPINCIGIGYAFLAMAKVSEALGLAPTPAARLQLLAIVGVLVLVYTAAGGLWAVVVTDMLQLVLALAGALAVAFYAVQAAGGMDALLASVRELNRPELLSLVPWQLEGGRFSWIEGAGISVPTFTAYIALQWWSFRRSDGGGEFIQRLLATRDERQARIASWVFLGVNYLLRSWPWILVALAAVVLLPESTDWEQSYPLLAVKLLPPVALGLVVVSLVAAFMSTVSTAVNWGASYLTHDLYQRFMRPEAKDRELLLVGQLASVVLVALGVLTALLSTNIGTVFRLVIAIGTGPGVVLVLRWFWWRINAAAELAAMLGGFLVGFSTSVVPFLRIDDYGVRLLVTTVLTAVLWILVMLATPPESAEVLERFVLQVRPAGPGWAGWRRRTGVEPQETLLDLVSQLVLSCAVLFGALLGIGGFLLKLPVWGWGGLVVAVLAVLGLQQRFRLQAGLRGISS, encoded by the coding sequence ATGGCAAAGATCGACTGGCTGATCCTGATCAGTTATCTGGTGGCCAGCCTGATGTTGGGCCTTTGGCTTTCGCGCCGCAACCGCGATCAGGCCGACTACTTCGTGGCCGGCCGCCAGCTCAAAGGCTGGCTGGCTGGCGCTTCGATGGCGGCCACTACCTTTTCTGTGGACACGCCCCTCTATGTGGCTGGCCTTGTGGGGGTGCGCGGCCTCGCTGGCAACTGGGAGTGGTGGAGCTTTGGCGTGGCCCATGTAGCCATGGCGGTGGTGTTTGCTCCCCTGTGGCGCCGCAGCGGTGTGCTCACCGATGCCGCCTTCACCGAGCTCCGCTATGGCGGCCCCACCGCTGCCTGGCTGCGGGGCATCAAGGCCTTTTTGTTTGCCCTGCCGATTAATTGCATCGGCATCGGCTACGCCTTCTTGGCGATGGCCAAGGTGAGCGAAGCCCTGGGTCTGGCCCCCACCCCCGCCGCCAGGCTGCAGCTGCTGGCGATCGTGGGGGTGCTGGTGCTCGTATACACGGCTGCCGGCGGCCTCTGGGCCGTGGTGGTGACCGACATGCTGCAGCTGGTGCTGGCCCTGGCCGGGGCGCTGGCCGTGGCTTTTTACGCGGTCCAGGCCGCCGGTGGCATGGATGCCCTGCTGGCCAGCGTGCGCGAGTTGAACCGGCCGGAGCTTCTCTCCCTGGTGCCTTGGCAGCTGGAGGGTGGCCGCTTCAGCTGGATCGAAGGGGCTGGTATCTCCGTGCCTACCTTCACTGCCTACATCGCCCTGCAGTGGTGGAGCTTTCGCCGCAGCGACGGCGGCGGTGAATTCATTCAGCGGCTGCTGGCCACCCGCGATGAGCGCCAGGCCCGCATCGCCAGCTGGGTGTTTCTTGGGGTGAACTACCTGCTGCGCAGCTGGCCCTGGATCCTGGTGGCCCTGGCGGCGGTGGTGTTGCTGCCCGAATCCACCGACTGGGAGCAGAGCTACCCGCTGCTGGCGGTAAAGCTGCTGCCTCCTGTGGCCTTGGGGCTGGTGGTGGTGTCCCTGGTGGCGGCCTTCATGAGCACCGTGAGCACGGCGGTGAACTGGGGTGCCAGCTACCTCACCCACGACCTATACCAGCGTTTCATGCGGCCGGAGGCAAAGGATCGGGAGCTGCTGCTGGTGGGCCAGCTGGCCTCGGTGGTGCTGGTGGCCCTGGGTGTGCTCACGGCGCTGTTGAGCACCAACATCGGCACCGTGTTTCGGCTGGTGATCGCCATCGGCACTGGCCCTGGGGTGGTGCTGGTGCTGCGCTGGTTTTGGTGGCGGATCAATGCTGCCGCCGAGCTGGCGGCGATGCTTGGCGGCTTCCTGGTGGGGTTCTCCACCTCCGTGGTGCCGTTTCTGCGCATCGACGACTACGGCGTGCGGCTGCTGGTGACCACCGTGCTCACGGCCGTGCTCTGGATCCTGGTGATGCTGGCCACCCCGCCGGAGAGTGCCGAGGTGCTCGAGCGCTTCGTGCTCCAGGTGAGGCCGGCCGGGCCTGGCTGGGCAGGCTGGCGGCGCCGCACCGGCGTCGAGCCCCAGGAAACCCTGCTCGATCTGGTTAGCCAGCTGGTCTTGAGCTGTGCGGTGTTGTTCGGAGCTCTGCTCGGCATCGGCGGCTTCCTGCTCAAGCTCCCCGTCTGGGGTTGGGGCGGGCTGGTGGTAGCTGTGCTGGCTGTGTTGGGCCTACAGCAGCGCTTCCGCCTGCAGGCCGGTCTGCGCGGGATCAGCTCCTAG
- the rlmN gene encoding 23S rRNA (adenine(2503)-C(2))-methyltransferase RlmN, with the protein MGLAALEQWAVGHGQAAFRGRQLHDWLYAKGARSLDQVTVLPKAFRDQLATQPPSGAGDWIGRSRELHRSVARDGTTKLLLGTHDGLSLETVGIPAEGRLTVCVSSQVGCPMACLFCATGKGGLQRSLAVHEIVDQVLSVREVMDQRPSHVVFMGMGEPLLNSEAVLAAIDCLCTDLGMAQRQITVSTVGVPKSLPTLAEQALERLGRAQFTLAVSLHAPDQRLREELIPTAHGYPLEALLADCRHYVELTGRRVSFEYILLGGLNDQPRHADALARLLRGFQSHVNLIPYNPIAEEEFQRPAPGAVEAFRQALIDRHVAVSVRASRGLDADAACGQLRRRLEGSLEPA; encoded by the coding sequence ATGGGTTTGGCGGCCTTGGAGCAGTGGGCCGTTGGCCATGGTCAAGCCGCCTTCCGCGGCCGCCAGCTGCACGATTGGCTTTACGCCAAGGGAGCTCGCAGCCTCGACCAGGTGACTGTGCTGCCCAAGGCCTTCCGGGACCAACTAGCCACCCAGCCCCCCAGTGGTGCCGGCGATTGGATTGGTCGCTCACGGGAGCTGCACCGCAGCGTCGCCCGTGATGGCACCACAAAACTATTACTAGGAACTCACGACGGCCTCAGCCTCGAGACCGTGGGCATCCCCGCCGAAGGCAGGCTGACGGTGTGTGTGAGCAGCCAGGTGGGCTGCCCGATGGCCTGTCTCTTTTGCGCCACCGGTAAAGGGGGGCTGCAGCGCTCCCTAGCGGTGCACGAGATCGTCGATCAGGTGCTGAGCGTGCGTGAGGTGATGGATCAGCGCCCCAGTCACGTGGTGTTTATGGGCATGGGTGAGCCCCTGCTCAACAGCGAGGCGGTGCTGGCAGCGATTGATTGCCTCTGCACCGATCTGGGTATGGCCCAGCGTCAGATCACGGTGAGCACCGTGGGAGTACCCAAGAGTTTGCCCACCTTGGCGGAGCAGGCCCTAGAGCGGCTGGGCCGGGCCCAGTTCACCTTGGCGGTGAGCCTGCATGCCCCGGACCAGCGCCTGCGGGAGGAGCTGATCCCCACGGCCCATGGCTATCCCCTAGAAGCGCTGCTGGCCGATTGCCGCCACTACGTTGAGCTCACCGGCCGGCGGGTGAGTTTTGAATACATCCTGCTGGGCGGGCTAAATGACCAGCCCCGCCATGCCGATGCCCTTGCACGGCTCCTGCGTGGCTTCCAGAGCCATGTGAATCTGATCCCCTACAACCCGATCGCCGAGGAGGAATTCCAGCGTCCAGCGCCTGGCGCGGTGGAGGCGTTTCGACAGGCTCTGATCGACCGCCATGTGGCTGTGAGTGTGCGGGCCAGCCGCGGCCTCGATGCCGATGCCGCCTGCGGCCAACTGCGTCGCCGGCTTGAGGGCAGCCTGGAGCCGGCTTAA
- a CDS encoding chlorophyll a/b-binding protein — translation MSNSARTSLNTQVPQRRLPRFGFHTHTELLNGRMAMLGFIALLVAEWKLGHGLLIWP, via the coding sequence ATGAGTAATTCCGCCCGCACCAGCCTGAACACGCAGGTGCCCCAGCGCCGGCTGCCCCGCTTTGGCTTCCACACCCACACCGAGCTGCTCAATGGCCGCATGGCCATGTTGGGTTTCATCGCCCTGCTGGTGGCGGAATGGAAGCTGGGCCACGGCTTGCTGATCTGGCCTTGA
- a CDS encoding ferredoxin, giving the protein MVDPSLAFTATALPPESRRSGHEPLLGGALGQKAVWVDEAVCIGCRYCAHVAVNTFVVEPHWGRSRAIRQDGDSTELIQEAIDTCPVDCIHWVAYEQLPELQQQLEGQEILPLGVPSPVRLKRTLPRPGAA; this is encoded by the coding sequence ATGGTTGATCCCTCCCTGGCATTCACCGCCACGGCCCTTCCCCCCGAGTCACGCCGAAGTGGTCACGAACCACTGCTCGGCGGAGCTTTGGGTCAGAAGGCTGTATGGGTTGATGAGGCTGTCTGCATTGGCTGCCGCTACTGCGCCCACGTGGCAGTCAACACCTTTGTGGTGGAGCCCCACTGGGGCCGCTCCCGGGCGATTCGCCAGGACGGCGACTCCACCGAGCTCATACAGGAGGCGATCGATACCTGTCCCGTTGACTGCATTCATTGGGTTGCTTATGAGCAGTTGCCCGAGTTGCAGCAGCAGCTAGAAGGTCAAGAAATTCTTCCCCTTGGTGTGCCTTCGCCGGTGCGTCTTAAGCGCACGTTGCCGCGCCCAGGGGCTGCTTAG
- a CDS encoding DUF1257 domain-containing protein yields MSHFSTIKTELRDRQSLLEALEDLGHGPRQGSLMVRGYRGQTVEAQLAVDQANGADIGFRLNPETGSYELVTDLDLWNQPVPVERFLAQLNQRYALRSILAATAEEGFQVSEQAQQQDGSIELVVTRWA; encoded by the coding sequence ATGTCGCACTTCAGCACCATCAAGACCGAGCTCCGTGATCGCCAGTCCTTGCTCGAGGCGCTCGAGGATCTGGGCCACGGCCCAAGGCAGGGAAGCTTGATGGTCCGCGGTTATCGCGGCCAAACCGTGGAGGCCCAGCTGGCTGTGGACCAGGCCAATGGCGCTGATATCGGTTTTCGCCTCAATCCTGAAACCGGCAGTTATGAGCTGGTGACCGATCTCGACCTCTGGAATCAACCCGTGCCGGTGGAGCGCTTCCTGGCCCAGCTCAACCAGCGCTATGCCCTGCGCAGCATCCTGGCCGCCACGGCTGAGGAGGGTTTCCAGGTGAGTGAACAAGCACAGCAGCAAGATGGCAGCATTGAATTGGTGGTTACCCGTTGGGCCTAG
- the rsmG gene encoding 16S rRNA (guanine(527)-N(7))-methyltransferase RsmG, whose amino-acid sequence MARTLTGNALWQELGWQPSPAQEKSLGDLQEQLRQWNSKLNLTRLVEDDDFWIAQVFDSLWPLVPLLQSGAAQAPLRLIDVGTGGGFPGLALAIAFPQAHLTLVDSVGRKVEAVQAMAAALGLGERVQLRCERIERTGQQQACRGQFDWALARAVASAPVVAEYLVPLLQPQGRALLYRGQWSADDQRDLNAALIPLKAGIDQCLARELPSGRGSRHALVVKPLAPCPRTYPRAVGLPAKQPLGAATCA is encoded by the coding sequence ATGGCTCGCACCCTCACCGGCAATGCCCTCTGGCAGGAGCTCGGCTGGCAGCCCAGCCCAGCCCAAGAAAAGTCGCTTGGCGACCTGCAGGAGCAGCTGCGCCAATGGAATAGCAAGCTCAACTTGACCCGACTGGTGGAGGACGACGACTTCTGGATAGCCCAGGTGTTTGACAGCCTCTGGCCCCTGGTGCCCCTGCTGCAATCGGGGGCAGCCCAGGCACCGCTGCGACTGATCGATGTGGGCACCGGCGGTGGCTTCCCCGGCCTGGCGCTAGCGATCGCCTTTCCCCAGGCCCATTTGACCCTGGTGGATTCGGTGGGGCGCAAGGTGGAGGCGGTGCAGGCCATGGCCGCAGCGCTGGGGCTTGGGGAGCGGGTGCAGCTGCGCTGCGAAAGGATCGAGCGCACCGGCCAGCAGCAGGCCTGTCGGGGCCAGTTCGACTGGGCCCTGGCCCGGGCGGTGGCCAGCGCGCCGGTGGTGGCCGAATACCTGGTGCCGCTGCTGCAACCCCAGGGGCGAGCCCTGCTTTATCGCGGCCAGTGGTCAGCCGATGACCAACGGGACCTCAACGCCGCCCTTATCCCCCTCAAGGCTGGCATCGACCAGTGCCTGGCCAGGGAATTACCAAGTGGCCGAGGTAGCCGCCACGCCCTGGTGGTTAAACCGCTGGCGCCCTGCCCGCGCACCTATCCCCGGGCCGTGGGGCTGCCGGCTAAGCAGCCCCTGGGCGCGGCAACGTGCGCTTAA